TCCGTCGTTGCTGCCGATGTCGATCACCAGCGAGTCTAACGGGATGTTGCAGCGCTTGACGAGATCGATGCTGAGCCGGTGATGATGATCGGCCAGCTCCTTGGTGATGCCTGAACGATAAGGATATTCCCGGTGGTACACCTTGCTCCCGTCGACGACGTAGTCGATCTGCACCAGGCCGCAATCACGACACCGCACCATGCGCAGAGGATAGGTCTCTTCCGGTTCGTTCAACTGCGCGGCCGTCAGCAAGCTGTCGCAGGGGGCCTGGTGGCCCAGATCAAGAACCAGCTCGAGCTGCTTCGAATTGCAGACCTGGCAGAATGGCAGATGGCCTGGCTCAAAATCGTGAACTGGCGTCTTCATCGTTGAATCTCGCTACACTTCCTGCGACGGCACGTCCAAGCGGCCTTTCAACTAGCCGACCGGCGGGCCAGCAGCAATGGCTCCATCAGCCGCTGCACGCGGAGTGCGTCCGCGAACGACGGCCGCGCTTCGCTGCCCGCCTGGATGGCCGCAACAAAGCGCTCGGCGATCCGGGCGGCCGGCGCGATGCGCGGATCCTCGCCCGGCTGCAACGCCGGCAAATCGGCGGGAACAGATGGAGTCGAGGGCGATGACTCGCCCCGGCGTTGGACCTGGAGCGTAAATTTGACCGGATTTGCAGTGGAATTGGCCAACGTCAGGGTTCCTTCGTCGCCGAGGAACTTGAGATGATGGCCGCCGCCGTTGAAAGCCACGTCACAGAGGACGACGGCGCCGGTGGCGCCGCCCGCGAATCTCATCTGCAAGCCCGCCAACGTGTCACCGCCGCTTTGACCGGGCGCCAGCGAGAGTTGACCAGACAACGCTTCGATCGTTCCGCAGAACCATTCGAGATAGTGCAGCGTGTGCGAACCAAAGTATTGCAGGACGCCGCCGCCACGGCCGCTGACCGTTTTCCAACTGCCGGTGTTGCGTGCGTGGTCATAGCTTTCAAACAGCCACGTCACGACGACGTGCCTCAGAGGGCCGATGGCGCCTTGCTCCAGCAATGCCTTGGCGACGCGCCACGCAGCGAGCTCGGGGAAAATGAAATCGACGACCGCGGGCACGCCGGCCTGGGCGGCCAACGAGGTCAATCGCTCTGCTTCTGCAACTGAGGTCGCCAAGGGCTTTTCGGCAAACACCGGGAGGCGGCGTTCGAGTGCGAATTGAGCGACCGTCGCCTGCTGGTCGGGCGGCACCGCAATTGCGACCGCGTCGACATGCGTTCTAGCGAGCAGCGCTTCCAGACTGGGTGCGACGTCCTTGATGCCAAACGCTGCCGCAACCTTATCGCGGCGCGCAGCGCTCGGTGCACAGAGGCCTGCGATCTCGACATCGCGGCAGCGCCGGAATGCTGGGGCGAGGACGTATCCGCCATACCCCGCGCCGACGATCGCGACCCGTGTCATCGCTCAGCCGGCTTTCGGCTTGGAGGGTTCGGGCGGAAAGTTGATTCGTTCCGACTCGATGACCTTCGAGCCGAATCTCACCTGCTGATGGATCGCCGCGATGTATTCGCCGAGAATTCCAAGGAAGAAGAGTTGAATGCCGGAGAAGAAAAACAGCGCGACGATCAATGTCGGAATGCCTGACTGGATCGATGACGTGCCGTGCACGACAAGAAAGATCAGATTGGCAATTGCGTAAATGACGCTCGCGGCCGCCAGCAGCAGGCCGGTGGCTGTCAGGATACGAATCGGCGCCTTGGTAAAGCCAAGCATGCCGTTGAGGCCGATATCGATCAGGGCCAACAGCCGGTTCTTGGAGACGCCGCGCCGGCGTGCGCGCCAGACATACGGAATCGAGTAGGGCCGGAAACCCGTATAGGCGATGAGACCGCGAATGTACGGGTTGTGGTCGTCGAAACCTGTCACGGCGTCGCTGACCTGGCGATCGATCAGCTGGAATTCGCCGACGTCGGTGGGGATATCGATATTGGCGAGGCGCTTGACCGCCCGATAATAGAGCCAGCGGGTGGTGCTCATGACGGTGCCTTCATCGCGCTGGGTGCGCACGCCCTGAACGACCTTGTGTCCTTCTTCCCAGCGCTTGACGAATTCGACGATGAGCTCCGGCGGGTCCTGCAGATCGACCGCCATCATCACCACGGTGGCATCGCCGCTCGATGCCTTCAGGGCGTTGAAGGTCGATCGAAGCGGGCCGACGTTGCGGGCGTTGACGATGATCTTGACGCACGGATCGTCCTTGGCGATCTCGCGGAGGATATCGACGGTGTTGTCGGTCGACGAGTTGTCGGCGAAAATATGCTCGCGCTCGTAGCCTGCGAGCGGTCCGGCAAACAGATCGCGTATCGCTTCGTAGCAGCTACGAACGTTGTTCGCCTCGTTGTAGCAAGGCGAAATGATCGTAATGCGCTTCATGTCGAGGCCCTGGTCGCTTCATCCGCCCGAGCGGCTGAGATACCCGCGATACCACTTCACCGTTTCGGCGAGCGCAAGATCGAAATCGTGGCGCGGGCGCCAATCCAGGGTCGTTCGGGCCTTGTCGCAGTTCACCTGCATGAACCGGATTTCCGCCTTGGCGGTCTCGTTGATCTGCGGCTCGGTCTTCGAGTCCATCAGTGTCAGGATACGCCTGACGATATCGATGACCTCGATGTTGATCTCCTGCGAAAAATTGAACGGCTCGCCGCGGAGCTTGGGATCGCGCGCGACGGCCTGCGCCAGCAGCAACTGGGTGTCGACCGCATCCTCGATATACAGGAAGTCCCGCGTGAACTTTCCGTCGGAGCGCAACACCACGGGCTCTCCGCGCGCGACCGATCGTATGGTTCCCGGGATGATCCGGTGCCAGTTGAAATCCCAGCCGCCGAAGTAGTTGGCGCATCGGGTCACGGCGACGGGAAGGCCGTACACCTTGCCATAGCTCTGCGCGAGCAGGTCTTGCGATGCCTTGGCGACCTCGTAGGGATGCCGCGGGGCGAGGTTTTGCGATTCGCGATATGGCACCGCCTGTGGCCCGTAGGCCTTGTCCGAGGACGAGACCACCGCGGCGCACTCCGGCGCGCGATGGCGAACGGCCTCGAGCAATTGCAGCGTGCCGTCGGTGGCGCTGCGGAAGCTTTCGGCCGGCCGGCGGTAAAAATCCTCAACGTCAGAATTGGCCGCGAGGTGAAAGAGTGCATCGATGGGGCCAGCATCGAACGCCGCCTTGACGACATCCGGGGAGGCCATGTCGCCTGGGATGACGCGGCATTGAGCGGCAAGGTTTTCGACGGCGAACCGGCTTTGCGGCCGGTCGTTCCGCACGATCGCCAGCACGTCGGATTTGTATTCGAGCAGGCGGGCGACCAGCGATCCGCCCAGGAAGCCCGTCGCGCCCGTCACCAGGACACGTTTGCCTCGCCAGAATGACGGCTCCGGACCGGCGTCAGGCACGAGCGCCGGTCCAGCGGAAATCCGCGTCGATCTGATTGCCGGCGCGCAGGTCCTGAATCCGCTTCAGCCGGATGAACTTGGCTCCGAGAAGTCTCTCTGGATCAGGTTCGTGCAGTTGCAGCCAGTCGCGCAGCTCGACGGCGCCTTTTTCCAGGTTCCATTGCGGGGCGAAGCCGGGAAGCTCCGTCAGCACGCGCGTGAAGTTGACGCGATAGCTCCGCGGATCGTTGCCGTTTTCGCCGGTGATTTCGATCTTGCAGTTCGGCAGCGTCGCAGCCGCGACCTCGGCGATCTGCCGCACCGAGTAATTGCAATCGATGCCACCGACATTGAACACCGTGTGGCGAAGGCTGCCGACCGGCGCCTGCGCGGCCGCAAGCGCGGCGCGGGAAATATCCTCGATGTGAACCATCGGCCGCCATGGCGTGCCGTCCGATAGCACGCGAATGACTCCGGTGGTGTAGCCATAGGCCATCAGATTGTTCAGCACGAGATCAAGGCGCGTGCGCGGGCTGACGCCATAGGCCGTCGCGTTGCGCAGCATGATCGGCTCGAACGTCGCGTCGGCCAAGGCCTGCAACGCGGCTTCGCCGCTGACCTTCGACTTGGCATATGCGGAGACCGGTGCGAACGGCGCGCTCTCGTCAAGATCGCCGGCCGCCGCGCCGGACGCACCGTAAAGGGAGCACGAGGACGCCATGACAAAGCGGCGCACGCCCGCGCGCTTGGCCATCTGGCCGCAGCGGGCGGTGCCGCCGCCGTTGATGGCTTCCGTCTTGGCCGCAACGATGTCGCCGATCGGATCGTTCGAAAGCGCCGCCAGATGCACGACGGCGTCGATGCCGCGAAACGCCGATTCGTCGATGTCGCGGATGTCGCCTTTCAATTCGTGGTTCGGATAGCACTCCGCAGGAGCATCCTCGATCTGCTCCCGGAAGTATCCCGTGTCGTAACCGGTGACTTCATGCCCGGCTTTCCGGAACACCCGCGTCATGACCGGACCGATGTAGCCGCAATGCCCCGTGATCAGTACTCGCATCTGTTGCGAACTCTCTTCCCGACGATGTCTGCTGCGGGAGGTGTGTAGCGTATAAGTGGAGCGGCTTGAAGCCGCGTCACATGATCTGTTGAGGGGGCAGGAGAGGCCGGCTGGCGGCGATTTGACTGGCGGAGAGAGTGGGATTCGAACCCACGATACGGTTTCCCGTATACACGCTTTCCAAGCGTGCGCCTTAAGCCACTCGGCCATCTCTCCGGCGCCCGTGTCATGAAGGCCCGGACGACTTTTTTCAAGTCCTGAGCGCCGGCATGCGCCCGTGTTTCCTAAGGAAGTCCCACCAAGGCGGATTTTATGGCTGAACACCTCTGTTCCGGGTCATATCCAATGAGATACAACGGGCTCTCCGGGAGTGTCCGATGCGGATTATCTTCTCTTCTGGCTTGTTCTCTCTGAGCTTGGCGCTTTGCATGACGATCACCACGGTCCGGGCGGCCAACGACACTGTGCAGCTTTACGCCGCCGGCAGCCTGCGCAGCGCGCTGACCGATGTCGGCCGCGCGTTCAAGGCCGCGACCGGCACGACGGTGGAGGCCAAGTTCGGGCCGTCCGGATTGCTCAAGGACGAGATCGCAGGCGGCGCCAAGGCCGAGGTCTTTGCCGCCGCCAACATGGAGCATCCGCAGGCGCTCGCCACGGCAAAGCGGGGCGGGCCGGTGGTGCTGTTTGCGCGCAACGAGTTGTGCGCGCTGGTCAGCCCCACGCTCGCGGTGACGTCCGAGACGCTGCTCGACGCGATGCTCGATCCCAAGGTCAAGCTCGGCACCTCGACGCCGCGCTCGGATCCTTCCGGCGACTACACGTTCGAGATGTTCCGCAAAGCCGAAGCGCTCAAGCCCGGCGCGCAGGCCACGCTGGAGAAGAAGGCGCTGCAATTGATGGGCGGTGCATCGAGCGTGACGCCGCCGCCCGGGCGGCTCGTCTACAGCTGGCATATCGAGGAGGGCCGCGCCGACATGTTCCTCGCGTATTGCACGGCGACCCGCGAGGCGCAGAGGCACAGTCCGGATATGAAGGTCGTGGCGCTGCCCCATGCGCTCGCCGTCGGCGCCGACTACGGGCTGACCGTGATCGAGGGCGCGTCATCCGCGGCCTATCGTTTCGCGATGTTCATTCTGTCGGTCGAAGGGCAGCGGATTCTCGCGGGCTACGGTTTCGGCGCGCCCGGTCTGCCGCAATAGAGAGGTATCCGGAGCGCGGCCACCATGACGCTTTCGGGGCTTGTTTCTCTTCGGAAGAGCGTGTCATAGTCGCTATATCTTGTCAGATATAGCGAGCGTATCGGCATGGGGACCCATTTGCAGCTTTGGCGCGGCGGCCATTCCGAGGTGCCCCCGAATCTGCGCCTGCCGCAGCCGCCTGCGGACCTTCCCAATCTGCCAGGATTGACTGTGCCGGCACTGACGGCGCCCGTACCGGTTCCGGCCAGTCCGGCCGCGCTGAAGCCCCATGCGCTCAAGCGCCGGGTGCGGATCTGGGAGATCAACACCAACCTGCATTGTTCGGTGATCGGCACCTGCCTGTCGGCCGCCGAATTGCGGCGTGTCCTGGTGAAGCTGAAGATCGCCGGCATCGAGACCGCGGACGAGCACGAGTTGCACATGCTCGGCGTGCTGCTCGCCAACCGGCCGCAGGAGGGCGGCAAGCTCCTGCAAAAGACGCTCGACCGGCGCCACGAGGTCACGCTCAACCAGTTCGCCAAGGCCAGAGACGACGCGGCGATCGGAACGCTGTGGAAGAAGGCCGTCAGCAGCGGTGACATTCCAGGCGCCTATTGGGCGGTGCTCACTCATCCCGACGCCTCCGACAAGATGGTGCAGAAAGCGTTCGGCGACGTGCACATGCTGTCGCATCTGATGGGCGCGACGAACTGCGCCGATCTGCAGCGCATGCACCAGCTCGAGGACGAGCTTGCGACGCTGGAAGCCAAGCTCGAGCGGCAACAGCGCCAGCTGCGCGATGGCTTCATCGAACGCGACGGCAAAATCGCGCGGCTGAGCGCGATGCTGGCCGAGAAGGTCCAAGGCG
The Rhodoplanes sp. Z2-YC6860 genome window above contains:
- a CDS encoding Gfo/Idh/MocA family protein, whose protein sequence is MTRVAIVGAGYGGYVLAPAFRRCRDVEIAGLCAPSAARRDKVAAAFGIKDVAPSLEALLARTHVDAVAIAVPPDQQATVAQFALERRLPVFAEKPLATSVAEAERLTSLAAQAGVPAVVDFIFPELAAWRVAKALLEQGAIGPLRHVVVTWLFESYDHARNTGSWKTVSGRGGGVLQYFGSHTLHYLEWFCGTIEALSGQLSLAPGQSGGDTLAGLQMRFAGGATGAVVLCDVAFNGGGHHLKFLGDEGTLTLANSTANPVKFTLQVQRRGESSPSTPSVPADLPALQPGEDPRIAPAARIAERFVAAIQAGSEARPSFADALRVQRLMEPLLLARRSAS
- a CDS encoding NAD-dependent epimerase/dehydratase family protein; this translates as MRVLITGHCGYIGPVMTRVFRKAGHEVTGYDTGYFREQIEDAPAECYPNHELKGDIRDIDESAFRGIDAVVHLAALSNDPIGDIVAAKTEAINGGGTARCGQMAKRAGVRRFVMASSCSLYGASGAAAGDLDESAPFAPVSAYAKSKVSGEAALQALADATFEPIMLRNATAYGVSPRTRLDLVLNNLMAYGYTTGVIRVLSDGTPWRPMVHIEDISRAALAAAQAPVGSLRHTVFNVGGIDCNYSVRQIAEVAAATLPNCKIEITGENGNDPRSYRVNFTRVLTELPGFAPQWNLEKGAVELRDWLQLHEPDPERLLGAKFIRLKRIQDLRAGNQIDADFRWTGARA
- a CDS encoding molybdate ABC transporter substrate-binding protein, encoding MTITTVRAANDTVQLYAAGSLRSALTDVGRAFKAATGTTVEAKFGPSGLLKDEIAGGAKAEVFAAANMEHPQALATAKRGGPVVLFARNELCALVSPTLAVTSETLLDAMLDPKVKLGTSTPRSDPSGDYTFEMFRKAEALKPGAQATLEKKALQLMGGASSVTPPPGRLVYSWHIEEGRADMFLAYCTATREAQRHSPDMKVVALPHALAVGADYGLTVIEGASSAAYRFAMFILSVEGQRILAGYGFGAPGLPQ
- a CDS encoding glycosyltransferase family 2 protein — its product is MKRITIISPCYNEANNVRSCYEAIRDLFAGPLAGYEREHIFADNSSTDNTVDILREIAKDDPCVKIIVNARNVGPLRSTFNALKASSGDATVVMMAVDLQDPPELIVEFVKRWEEGHKVVQGVRTQRDEGTVMSTTRWLYYRAVKRLANIDIPTDVGEFQLIDRQVSDAVTGFDDHNPYIRGLIAYTGFRPYSIPYVWRARRRGVSKNRLLALIDIGLNGMLGFTKAPIRILTATGLLLAAASVIYAIANLIFLVVHGTSSIQSGIPTLIVALFFFSGIQLFFLGILGEYIAAIHQQVRFGSKVIESERINFPPEPSKPKAG
- a CDS encoding NAD-dependent epimerase/dehydratase family protein — its product is MPDAGPEPSFWRGKRVLVTGATGFLGGSLVARLLEYKSDVLAIVRNDRPQSRFAVENLAAQCRVIPGDMASPDVVKAAFDAGPIDALFHLAANSDVEDFYRRPAESFRSATDGTLQLLEAVRHRAPECAAVVSSSDKAYGPQAVPYRESQNLAPRHPYEVAKASQDLLAQSYGKVYGLPVAVTRCANYFGGWDFNWHRIIPGTIRSVARGEPVVLRSDGKFTRDFLYIEDAVDTQLLLAQAVARDPKLRGEPFNFSQEINIEVIDIVRRILTLMDSKTEPQINETAKAEIRFMQVNCDKARTTLDWRPRHDFDLALAETVKWYRGYLSRSGG
- a CDS encoding DUF2325 domain-containing protein; amino-acid sequence: MGTHLQLWRGGHSEVPPNLRLPQPPADLPNLPGLTVPALTAPVPVPASPAALKPHALKRRVRIWEINTNLHCSVIGTCLSAAELRRVLVKLKIAGIETADEHELHMLGVLLANRPQEGGKLLQKTLDRRHEVTLNQFAKARDDAAIGTLWKKAVSSGDIPGAYWAVLTHPDASDKMVQKAFGDVHMLSHLMGATNCADLQRMHQLEDELATLEAKLERQQRQLRDGFIERDGKIARLSAMLAEKVQGDVARRPEDEAAEAAALKDTIADLNDRLSRETARRERLEQRLANFESSDAARRRAETERDSIREELEAMERQVAVLFDGDNREAVPQVDLGGATILYVGGRANQLPRFKTLVEQAGGAFIHHDGGVEDAAALLPGFVGRADVTLFPVDCISHNAMNQAKRVCQQLNKPFVPLRTSSLACLLSVLPSLSRAAEVLEAG